One genomic window of Glycine soja cultivar W05 chromosome 9, ASM419377v2, whole genome shotgun sequence includes the following:
- the LOC114368906 gene encoding MLO-like protein 10 isoform X2: MWQTNCCHVLMLVTTRDQVVKRNTVGNFFLMNADICQMMLPLTNRHQPLISGNGLHQLHILVFFLAVLHVFYSAITMLLGRLKIRGWKAWEAETSSHGYEFANDPSRFRLTHETSFVKAHASFWTRYSIFFYIGCFFRQFYRSVGKADYLALRNGFITVHLAPGSKFNFQKYIKRSLEDDFKVVVGVSPVLWASFVVFLLLNVNGWHAMFWASLIPVVIILAVGTKLQAALANMAIEITERHAVVQGIPLVQGSDRYFWFGRPQLVLHLIHFALFQNAFQITYFLWIWYSFGLRNCFHADYKLAVVKVALGLGVLCLCSYITLPLYALVTQMGSRMKKSIFDEQTSKALKKWHMAVKKKQGVKLGNSKVRAMDGSSTDSTIHSSGPTLHRYKTTGHSTHFVSNYDDQDDYHSDTELSSISPTPNLIVRVDHDEEEAKENEHHPTANNQEAPLHLSSLERSMK, encoded by the exons ATGTGGCAGACAAATTGTTGCCATGTCCTTATGTTGGTAACGACAAGGGATCAAGTAGTGAAGAGGAACACCGTAGGAAACTTCTTTCTTATGAACGCAGATATTTGTCAGATGATGCTACCCCTTACCAAT AGACATCAGCCACTTATATCTGGCAATGGATTGCACCAGTTACACATCCTCGTATTTTTCTTAGCAGTCCTACATGTGTTTTACAGTGCCATTACAATGCTTCTTGGGAGATTAAAG aTTCGTGGATGGAAGGCATGGGAGGCGGAGACTTCATCTCATGGGTACGAGTTCGCCAATG ATCCTTCAAGATTCCGGTTGACACATGAAACATCATTTGTGAAAGCTCACGCTTCTTTTTGGACAAGATATTCAATCTTCTTCTATATA GGATGCTTCTTTAGACAATTTTATAGGTCTGTAGGCAAGGCTGACTACTTGGCTTTGCGCAATGGATTTATCACG GTTCACCTGGCTCCTGGAAGTAAATTTAACTTCCAAAAGTATATCAAAAGATCCTTGGAGGATGACTTCAAGGTAGTTGTTGGAGTCAG TCCTGTCCTCTGGGCATCGTTTGTTGTTTTTCTGCTCCTAAATGTTAACG GATGGCATGCTATGTTTTGGGCATCCTTAATTCCTGTTGTG ATAATTTTGGCTGTTGGAACAAAACTTCAAGCTGCACTGGCAAACATGGCTATTGAAATTACAGAAAGACATGCTGTTGTCCAAGGGATTCCTCTTGTTCAAGGCTCAGACAGATATTTTTGGTTTGGTCGGCCTCAATTAGTTCTTCATCTTATCCATTTTGCTTTGTTCCAG AATGCGTTCCAAATAACATATTTCTTGTGGATATGG TATTCTTTTGGGCTGAGAAATTGTTTCCATGCTGACTACAAGCTTGCAGTAGTGAAAGTAGCTTTAGG GCTTGGGGTGCTATGTCTCTGCAGCTACATCACCCTTCCATTATATGCTCTTGTTACTCag ATgggctcaagaatgaaaaaatcaatatttgacGAACAAACATCGAAGGCGTTGAAGAAATGGCACATGGCTGTGAAAAAGAAGCAAGGAGTGAAACTTGGAAATTCCAAGGTGCGAGCCATGGATGGAAGCAGCACTGATTCAACAATACACTCTTCTGGCCCCACACTACACCGTTACAAAACTACCGGTCACTCAACTCACTTCGTATCAAACTACGATGACCAAGATGATTACCATTCTGATACCGAGTTGTCTTCCATTTCACCAACACCAAACTTGATAGTAAGAGTGGACCATGATGAGgaagaagcaaaagaaaatgaacACCACCCAACAGCCAACAATCAAGAGGCCCCTTTACATTTGTCAAGCCTGGAAAGAAGCATGAAATAG
- the LOC114368906 gene encoding MLO-like protein 10 isoform X1 has translation MSVLKYRNLFLCLVSWLCCCCVAVASSESSIGSKDLDQTPTWAVAGVCTVFILISITLEKSLHKVGTWLREKHKKALLEALEKVKAELMVLGFLSLLLTFGQSYIVRICIPMDVADKLLPCPYVGNDKGSSSEEEHRRKLLSYERRYLSDDATPYQCKERHQPLISGNGLHQLHILVFFLAVLHVFYSAITMLLGRLKIRGWKAWEAETSSHGYEFANDPSRFRLTHETSFVKAHASFWTRYSIFFYIGCFFRQFYRSVGKADYLALRNGFITVHLAPGSKFNFQKYIKRSLEDDFKVVVGVSPVLWASFVVFLLLNVNGWHAMFWASLIPVVIILAVGTKLQAALANMAIEITERHAVVQGIPLVQGSDRYFWFGRPQLVLHLIHFALFQNAFQITYFLWIWYSFGLRNCFHADYKLAVVKVALGLGVLCLCSYITLPLYALVTQMGSRMKKSIFDEQTSKALKKWHMAVKKKQGVKLGNSKVRAMDGSSTDSTIHSSGPTLHRYKTTGHSTHFVSNYDDQDDYHSDTELSSISPTPNLIVRVDHDEEEAKENEHHPTANNQEAPLHLSSLERSMK, from the exons ATGTCTGTCTTAAAGTACagaaatctttttctttgtctggTTTCATGGTTGTGCTGTTGTTGTGTGGCTGTGGCTTCGAGTGAGAGTAGTATTGGTTCCAAAGACCTTGATCAGACACCAACATGGGCTGTGGCTGGTGTCTGCACTGTTTTCATCTTGATATCCATAACTCTGGAGAAAAGCCTTCACAAAGTGGGAACG TGGCTAAGGGAAAAACACAAGAAAGCTTTGCTTGAGGCTTTGGAAAAGGTCAAAGCTG AGTTGATGGTTCTTGGTTTCCTTTCACTGCTTCTGACTTTCGGGCAGAGTTACATTGTTAGAATATGCATTCCTATGGATGTGGCAGACAAATTGTTGCCATGTCCTTATGTTGGTAACGACAAGGGATCAAGTAGTGAAGAGGAACACCGTAGGAAACTTCTTTCTTATGAACGCAGATATTTGTCAGATGATGCTACCCCTTACCAATGTAAGGAG AGACATCAGCCACTTATATCTGGCAATGGATTGCACCAGTTACACATCCTCGTATTTTTCTTAGCAGTCCTACATGTGTTTTACAGTGCCATTACAATGCTTCTTGGGAGATTAAAG aTTCGTGGATGGAAGGCATGGGAGGCGGAGACTTCATCTCATGGGTACGAGTTCGCCAATG ATCCTTCAAGATTCCGGTTGACACATGAAACATCATTTGTGAAAGCTCACGCTTCTTTTTGGACAAGATATTCAATCTTCTTCTATATA GGATGCTTCTTTAGACAATTTTATAGGTCTGTAGGCAAGGCTGACTACTTGGCTTTGCGCAATGGATTTATCACG GTTCACCTGGCTCCTGGAAGTAAATTTAACTTCCAAAAGTATATCAAAAGATCCTTGGAGGATGACTTCAAGGTAGTTGTTGGAGTCAG TCCTGTCCTCTGGGCATCGTTTGTTGTTTTTCTGCTCCTAAATGTTAACG GATGGCATGCTATGTTTTGGGCATCCTTAATTCCTGTTGTG ATAATTTTGGCTGTTGGAACAAAACTTCAAGCTGCACTGGCAAACATGGCTATTGAAATTACAGAAAGACATGCTGTTGTCCAAGGGATTCCTCTTGTTCAAGGCTCAGACAGATATTTTTGGTTTGGTCGGCCTCAATTAGTTCTTCATCTTATCCATTTTGCTTTGTTCCAG AATGCGTTCCAAATAACATATTTCTTGTGGATATGG TATTCTTTTGGGCTGAGAAATTGTTTCCATGCTGACTACAAGCTTGCAGTAGTGAAAGTAGCTTTAGG GCTTGGGGTGCTATGTCTCTGCAGCTACATCACCCTTCCATTATATGCTCTTGTTACTCag ATgggctcaagaatgaaaaaatcaatatttgacGAACAAACATCGAAGGCGTTGAAGAAATGGCACATGGCTGTGAAAAAGAAGCAAGGAGTGAAACTTGGAAATTCCAAGGTGCGAGCCATGGATGGAAGCAGCACTGATTCAACAATACACTCTTCTGGCCCCACACTACACCGTTACAAAACTACCGGTCACTCAACTCACTTCGTATCAAACTACGATGACCAAGATGATTACCATTCTGATACCGAGTTGTCTTCCATTTCACCAACACCAAACTTGATAGTAAGAGTGGACCATGATGAGgaagaagcaaaagaaaatgaacACCACCCAACAGCCAACAATCAAGAGGCCCCTTTACATTTGTCAAGCCTGGAAAGAAGCATGAAATAG
- the LOC114368911 gene encoding protein PIN-LIKES 7-like, whose protein sequence is MGFLQLLEVASAPVIQVLLISAVGAFMATDYCDNLLSAEFRKSLNKIVFFAFTPSLIFASFSKNVSLEDMISWWFMPVNIGCTFLIGGILGWILVKVLKPNLKVQGLIIASCSTGNMGNLPVVIIPAICDQKGGPFGAPDDCRNRALSYSFCSLALGGVFIWTYTYQLMQNTSLRYKAFEAAEILKIPSKDIDANAEARLLKQNEGYAVDTENQILVDQGPSIATKNMEKCFCHRMMETLVQILAELMSPPTIATFLGFLFGGVKWLRNLIIGHDAPLKVIQDSIQLLGDGTIPCITVLLGGNLTQGMRSSSIQPLILICIIIARLFLLPAIGFFVVKAAANFGFLPLDPLFQYVLVMQYAMPPAMNISTMAQLFDVGTEEFSVILLWTYGASTIALTLWSTFLIWIFS, encoded by the exons ATGGGGTTTTTGCAACTATTGGAGGTGGCGTCTGCTCCAGTTATTCAAGTCCTACTTATCAGTGCAGTGGGAGCTTTTATGGCAACTGATTATTGTGATAATCTTCTTTCGGCAGAGTTTAGAAAATCCTTGAACAAG ATTGTCTTCTTCGCGTTCACTCCTTCGCTTATATTTGCGAGTTTTTCCAAGAATGTTTCTCTTGAAGATATGATATCATG GTGGTTTATGCCCGTTAACATTGGATGTACCTTCTTAATTGGAGGGATTCTCGGATGGATACTTGTAAAAGTACTAAAACCAAACTTGAAAGTGCAAGGGCTTATTATTGCTTCATGTTCAACAG GAAACATGGGTAATCTTCCTGTTGTAATTATCCCAGCAATCTGTGATCAGAAAGGAGGTCCATTTGGTGCACCTGATGATTGCCGCAATAGGGCTCTCTCTTATTCCTTTTGCTCTTTGGCG CTTGGTGGTGTCTTCATCTGGACTTATACTTACCAACTAATGCAAAACACATCCTTGAGATACAAGGCATTTGAGGCTGCTGAGATCTTAAAGATTCCCAGCAAAGACATTGATGCTAATGCAGAAGCTCGCCTTCTCAAGCAAAATGAGGGTTACGCCGTAGACACTGAAAATCAGATT CTTGTAGACCAAGGTCCTTCTATTGCAACGAAGAATATGGAAAAATGCTTTTGTCACAGAATGATGGAAACTCTTGTCCAAATCCTGGCAGAACTAATGTCACCCCCAACAATTGCTACA TTTTTAGGTTTCCTCTTTGGTGGAGTTAAATGGCTAAGAAACCTAATAATAGGGCACGATGCTCCACTGAAAGTGATCCAAGACTCAATTCAATTGTTAGG GGATGGTACAATTCCTTGTATCACGGTTTTGCTTGGTGGCAACCTTACACAAG GCATGCGATCATCAAGTATCCAACCATTGATCCTCATTTGCATCATCATAGCTCGACTTTTCTTACTACCTGCCATTggattttttgttgttaaagcGGCTGCAAATTTTGGTTTCCTCCCATTGGACCCTTTGTTTCAGTATGTGCTAGTGATGCAGTATGCCATGCCACCTGCAATGAATATCA GTACCATGGCTCAGCTATTTGATGTAGGCACTGAAGAGTTTTCAGTTATTCTCTTGTGGACATATGGAGCTTCAACTATAGCCCTCACTCTTTGGTCAACGTTCCTCATAtggatattttcttaa
- the LOC114425408 gene encoding uncharacterized protein LOC114425408: protein MALNKHPNAWFAKFHNIVSKLGFSSNGHDSAHFTRKRKRGLTGSKIERTPLEPNVRFTPQDGTLLLDISSVVHLVSQFMKVLCTTHYVVVLRIIRYVKGTLFYSLYYSVASPLTLQAYSGVDWTGDPINRRSTTSLWIFLGDSLIS from the exons ATGGCCTTAAACAAGCACCCCAACGCATGGTTTGCTAAATTTCACAATATTGTCAGTAAGTTGGGTTTCTCTTCCAATGGTCATGACTCTGCTCATTTTACtcgtaaaagaaaaagag GTCTTACTGGTAGTAAAATTGAACGCACTCCTCTTGAACCTAATGTTCGATTTACTCCTCAAGATGGTACTTTGCTACTAGATATCTCTTCTGTTGTTCATTTGGTTAGTCAGTTCATGAAGGTCCTGTGTACCACGCATTATGTTGTTGTCCTTCGCATTATTCGTTATGTCAAGGGTACTTTATTTTATAGTCTTTATTACTCTGTTGCATCCCCTTTGACTCTTCAAGCTTACTCCGGTGTTGATTGGACTGGTGATCCTATTAATCGTCGCTCCACCACTAGTTTGTGGATTTTTCTCGGAGATTCTCTTATTTcttga